In Malus sylvestris chromosome 16, drMalSylv7.2, whole genome shotgun sequence, the following are encoded in one genomic region:
- the LOC126606515 gene encoding uncharacterized protein LOC126606515, protein MMKFYMLLDFVGILRETLKLFLKNVKLMSCIILLIISLRSILLVSNIYSIKPLLIDFTLNAALLPSTVAGTPDFNHLLVTLKEDLRLFAGLEWLFISASCFASLFFTTASILASGVTYRGQDLSVKELLSRAVKSLKRPFVTWFYIALLDLGFYLFIIVFLLPLLLAFGLTYTTPAFSKTVFLLALVFQAYLAVVWNLALVVSVLEEKSGVEALGKAGQLIKGSTLRGFFLNLLSGAFSLLVFYGWHKTGTTVKSLNAATIPLLLMNLISCFIRMSMLMIYTVLYHKCKETHGEELEMQGSTEYTKVATSASTPFISADVA, encoded by the coding sequence ATGATGAAATTTTATATGCTTTTGGATTTCGTGGGAATTCTAAGAGAAACCCTCAAACTTTTCTTGAAAAATGTGAAGCTCATGTCCTGCATCATCTTACTCATAATTTCCCTTAGATCTATCCTCTTGGTGAGCAATATATACTCCATCAAACCATTGCTCATTGATTTCACCCTCAATGCAGCCCTCCTACCTTCTACGGTCGCGGGTACCCCCGACTTCAACCACCTTTTGGTTACTTTGAAAGAGGACCTCCGGTTATTTGCAGGACTTGAGTGGCTTTTCATTTCCGCTTCCTGTTTTGCCTCATTATTCTTTACAACAGCTTCAATTTTAGCATCAGGGGTCACTTATCGCGGTCAAGACTTGTCTGTCAAGGAACTACTATCAAGGGCCGTGAAATCGTTGAAAAGACCATTTGTTACTTGGTTTTACATAGCCCTACTTGATTTAGGCTTTTATCTATTTATTATAGTCTTTCTGCTTCCCTTGTTGCTGGCTTTTGGTCTTACATATACTACGCCTGCTTTCTCCAAAACCGTATTTCTTTTAGCTTTGGTTTTCCAGGCCTATCTAGCTGTTGTTTGGAATTTAGCACTCGTTGTTTCAGTACTCGAAGAAAAAAGTGGCGTCGAGGCACTAGGGAAGGCTGGACAGCTTATAAAAGGATCTACGCTACGAGGATTTTTCCTAAATCTTTTGTCCGGAGCATTCTCTCTTTTGGTCTTCTATGGTTGGCACAAGACTGGGACAACAGTCAAGTCACTAAATGCGGCAACGATTCCATTGCTCCTCATGAATCTTATATCCTGCTTCATCAGGATGTCCATGCTGATGATTTATACTGTCCTTTACCATAAGTGTAAGGAGACTCATGGAGAAGAGCTTGAAATGCAAGGAAGCACCGAATATACGAAAGTGGCCACATCTGCATCTACCCCTTTTATCAGTGCAGATGTAGCATGA
- the LOC126609371 gene encoding uncharacterized protein LOC126609371 isoform X2, with protein sequence MSSTSLLPINGGLLFTQSSSFPNHHRRSAPLYNWGWRRHQGGSVVAYRANGSALQLLANPNVSSKKGASNIEVIMVDPLEAKRLAAKQMEEIKAKEKYKRKRQIEAINGAWAMIGLTAGLLIEAQTGKSIPTQLVGYWRAIVNMFMQ encoded by the exons ATGTCGTCCACATCTCTGCTACCTATCAATGGAGGCCTCCTCTTCACTCAAAGCTCATCCTTTCCCAATCACCATCGTCGCTCTGCGCCTCTCTACAA TTGGGGTTGGAGAAGACACCAAGGTGGAAGTGTAGTTGCTTACAGAGCCAATGGCAGTGCTCTTCAATTGTTGGCCAATCCTAAT GTTTCTTCAAAGAAAGGAGCATCAAATATTGAAGTGATAATGGTTGATCCTTTGGAAGCCAAGCGGTTGGCTGCCAAGCAAATGGAAGAAattaaagcaaaagagaaaTACAAG AGAAAACGTCAAATTGAAGCAATTAATGGTGCATGGGCAATGATTGGTCTTACAGCAGGCTTGCTAATTGAAGCTCAAACTGGAAAAAGCATTCCGACCCAG TTGGTTGGCTACTGGAGGGCTATTGTCAACATGTTCATGCAATAA
- the LOC126609371 gene encoding uncharacterized protein LOC126609371 isoform X1 has product MSSTSLLPINGGLLFTQSSSFPNHHRRSAPLYNWGWRRHQGGSVVAYRANGSALQLLANPNVSSKKGASNIEVIMVDPLEAKRLAAKQMEEIKAKEKYKRKRQIEAINGAWAMIGLTAGLLIEAQTGKSIPTQLVDYWSVIVDIFVPETFSLQLVGYWRAIVNMFMQ; this is encoded by the exons ATGTCGTCCACATCTCTGCTACCTATCAATGGAGGCCTCCTCTTCACTCAAAGCTCATCCTTTCCCAATCACCATCGTCGCTCTGCGCCTCTCTACAA TTGGGGTTGGAGAAGACACCAAGGTGGAAGTGTAGTTGCTTACAGAGCCAATGGCAGTGCTCTTCAATTGTTGGCCAATCCTAAT GTTTCTTCAAAGAAAGGAGCATCAAATATTGAAGTGATAATGGTTGATCCTTTGGAAGCCAAGCGGTTGGCTGCCAAGCAAATGGAAGAAattaaagcaaaagagaaaTACAAG AGAAAACGTCAAATTGAAGCAATTAATGGTGCATGGGCAATGATTGGTCTTACAGCAGGCTTGCTAATTGAAGCTCAAACTGGAAAAAGCATTCCGACCCAG TTGGTTGACTACTGGAGTGTCATTGTTGACATTTTCGTGCCTGAAACCTTTTCCCTTCAGTTGGTTGGCTACTGGAGGGCTATTGTCAACATGTTCATGCAATAA